One region of Polaribacter pectinis genomic DNA includes:
- a CDS encoding CBS domain-containing protein, whose translation MKKRTPVSAIMATDLVTLNISDDLVTAEKLFLENKIKHIPVVKDKEIIGMLSYTDILKIGYSDVTDDEKGVETYVYNTFTIEQVMAKNVIMVPPYATIKEVAELLTKKEFHALPVVEDGELVGIVTTRDLINYLVAQLQ comes from the coding sequence ATGAAAAAAAGAACACCTGTATCAGCAATAATGGCAACAGATTTGGTAACACTAAATATAAGTGATGATTTAGTAACTGCAGAAAAATTATTTTTAGAGAATAAAATTAAGCATATTCCAGTTGTAAAAGATAAGGAAATTATAGGAATGTTAAGTTATACAGATATTCTAAAAATAGGATATTCAGACGTAACAGATGATGAAAAAGGAGTGGAAACTTATGTTTATAATACCTTTACAATAGAACAAGTAATGGCAAAGAATGTAATTATGGTACCACCTTATGCTACAATTAAAGAAGTGGCAGAATTACTTACAAAGAAAGAGTTTCATGCGCTACCTGTGGTAGAAGATGGTGAATTGGTTGGAATTGTAACAACAAGAGATTTAATAAATTATTTAGTAGCTCAATTACAGTAG